The Fulvivirga ligni genome window below encodes:
- a CDS encoding energy transducer TonB — protein MEVKTNKSADVNKKRGLFFNIGLLIALAAVTAAFEWKSYDQGDMVDIGQVSDDFEDLLNIPPTQQPPPPPPQIQQPEIIEVPDEEEIEEEIDIDLDVEITEDEIIEDIIVEEAPEEEVADEIFMIVEESATPKGGYAEFYKYIRDNLYYPSRAKRMGIEGKVFVQFVVSEDGTLSQVQAIKGIDTECDKEAVKVVRNAPAWNPPRQRGVAVKQRVSLAITFRLQ, from the coding sequence ATGGAAGTAAAAACGAACAAATCGGCAGATGTAAATAAGAAGCGAGGTCTTTTTTTTAACATTGGATTACTCATTGCATTAGCCGCAGTAACGGCGGCCTTTGAGTGGAAAAGTTATGATCAGGGAGATATGGTAGACATAGGGCAGGTCTCAGATGACTTTGAAGACCTTCTGAATATACCACCTACACAGCAGCCCCCGCCACCACCGCCTCAGATTCAGCAGCCTGAAATCATAGAAGTGCCTGATGAGGAGGAAATTGAAGAGGAAATAGATATTGATCTGGACGTGGAAATTACTGAAGATGAAATTATTGAAGACATCATAGTTGAGGAGGCTCCTGAGGAAGAGGTAGCCGATGAAATATTTATGATTGTAGAGGAGTCGGCCACTCCAAAGGGCGGCTATGCAGAGTTTTATAAGTACATCCGTGATAACCTCTATTACCCTTCAAGAGCCAAACGGATGGGTATAGAAGGAAAGGTTTTTGTGCAGTTCGTAGTAAGCGAAGATGGCACGCTCTCGCAGGTACAAGCCATAAAAGGAATTGATACGGAGTGTGATAAGGAAGCCGTGAAAGTGGTGCGAAATGCCCCTGCCTGGAATCCACCACGCCAGAGAGGGGTAGCTGTAAAGCAGAGGGTGAGCCTGGCTATTACATTTAGGCTACAGTAA
- a CDS encoding catalase produces the protein MDEKSKQLKNHTKDSGEKLTTNQGVGINDNQNTATAGERGPSLLEDFIMREKITHFDHERVPERIVHARGSGAHGYFEAYDGCDDITKANFLKKGKKTPVFVRFSTVAGFRGSADTARDVRGFAIKFYTEEGIFDMVGNNIPVFFIQDAIKFPDLIHAVKPEPHNEVPQAASAHDNFYDFISLTPEAMHMMMWVMSDRAIPRSYAMMEGFGIHSFRFINKAGESHFVKFHLKPKLGVHGLVWDEAVKIMGNDPDFHRKDLWEAIEDGHFPEWEFGVQAIKEGEEDKLSFDVLDATKLWPEEEVPIRMLGKMVLDRNPDNFFAETEQAAFHPGHVVPGIDFTNDPLLQGRLFSYTDTQLIRLGGPNFAEIPINRPINPTHNYQRDGYMRQTINKGRVNYEPNSLAEGKPAEVPEDKGGFVSYPEPMSSVKVRKRPESFKDHYTQARLFVNSMTPPEKQHIIDALSFELGKVEHKHIHEKMVDHFNHIDHDMAVAIADNIGVKPPKSSAANEDYTKTSDALSMEKGQKDTIEARKVAILVADGFDGAAVETLTKYLKTQGAKAEIIAKKLGAVKAADGSIMEVDKSLPTVDAVLYDSVFLPGGSDSVKTLKEQGAILYFVNQMFKHCKGIAATGEAIEILKASDIKDVNYSDKDLKEDQGIVTAGKTSDDFFKAFKNAIKKRHWSREEKQDMIPA, from the coding sequence ATGGATGAAAAGAGCAAACAATTGAAAAACCATACCAAAGATAGTGGCGAAAAACTCACCACAAACCAAGGTGTGGGTATCAATGATAATCAAAATACAGCCACAGCAGGAGAAAGAGGACCTTCACTGCTAGAGGACTTTATCATGCGCGAAAAGATCACTCATTTTGATCATGAGCGCGTACCCGAAAGAATAGTGCATGCCAGAGGCTCCGGCGCTCATGGCTACTTTGAAGCTTACGACGGCTGCGACGATATTACCAAGGCTAACTTCCTCAAAAAAGGAAAGAAAACGCCTGTTTTTGTAAGATTCTCAACCGTAGCAGGCTTTAGAGGATCGGCAGATACTGCCAGAGATGTGCGCGGCTTTGCCATTAAATTCTATACCGAAGAAGGTATTTTTGATATGGTGGGAAACAATATTCCTGTATTCTTTATTCAGGATGCCATTAAATTCCCTGATCTGATTCATGCGGTGAAACCTGAGCCACACAATGAGGTACCACAGGCGGCCTCTGCCCATGATAACTTCTATGACTTTATATCGCTAACGCCAGAGGCCATGCACATGATGATGTGGGTGATGTCTGACCGTGCTATACCCAGGAGCTATGCTATGATGGAAGGCTTTGGAATTCACTCCTTTAGGTTTATTAACAAAGCAGGTGAATCTCATTTCGTAAAATTCCATTTAAAACCAAAATTGGGCGTTCATGGCCTGGTTTGGGACGAGGCCGTGAAAATTATGGGCAACGACCCAGACTTCCATAGAAAAGACCTTTGGGAAGCCATAGAAGATGGTCATTTTCCTGAGTGGGAGTTTGGCGTGCAGGCCATAAAAGAAGGAGAAGAGGATAAACTCAGCTTCGATGTGCTCGATGCCACCAAACTATGGCCAGAAGAAGAGGTGCCCATTAGAATGCTAGGTAAAATGGTGCTGGATAGAAACCCTGATAACTTCTTTGCAGAAACAGAGCAGGCAGCTTTCCACCCCGGACATGTGGTGCCAGGTATTGACTTTACTAATGATCCTTTATTACAAGGTCGCTTATTCTCTTACACTGATACTCAGCTTATTAGACTAGGAGGTCCAAATTTCGCCGAGATTCCGATTAACCGACCGATTAATCCTACGCATAATTATCAAAGAGATGGGTACATGCGCCAGACCATTAATAAAGGCAGAGTGAACTATGAGCCCAACTCTCTGGCTGAAGGAAAACCGGCTGAAGTACCTGAAGACAAAGGAGGTTTTGTAAGTTATCCGGAGCCGATGAGCAGCGTAAAAGTGCGAAAAAGGCCTGAGAGCTTTAAAGACCACTACACCCAGGCCCGTCTGTTTGTAAACAGCATGACACCGCCGGAAAAACAGCACATTATTGATGCTTTAAGTTTTGAATTGGGCAAAGTAGAGCACAAGCATATTCATGAGAAAATGGTGGATCATTTCAACCATATAGATCATGATATGGCCGTGGCTATAGCCGATAATATTGGTGTGAAGCCTCCGAAATCCAGCGCTGCGAATGAAGATTACACCAAAACTTCTGACGCGCTGAGCATGGAAAAAGGACAAAAAGATACCATTGAAGCCAGAAAAGTGGCCATCCTGGTAGCTGATGGATTCGATGGTGCCGCAGTAGAAACATTGACCAAATATTTAAAAACTCAGGGCGCTAAAGCTGAAATTATAGCTAAGAAGCTAGGTGCCGTAAAAGCAGCCGATGGCTCTATCATGGAGGTAGACAAGAGCTTGCCTACTGTAGATGCTGTTTTATATGATTCGGTATTCTTACCAGGCGGCAGTGATAGTGTGAAGACTTTAAAAGAGCAGGGAGCAATACTATACTTTGTAAATCAGATGTTTAAGCACTGCAAAGGTATAGCCGCCACCGGTGAAGCCATTGAAATTTTAAAAGCCTCAGACATTAAAGATGTAAACTATAGTGATAAAGATCTGAAAGAAGATCAAGGCATAGTAACCGCCGGCAAAACCAGCGATGATTTCTTTAAAGCCTTTAAAAATGCTATTAAGAAGAGACACTGGAGCCGAGAAGAAAAGCAGGATATGATTCCGGCTTAG
- a CDS encoding ankyrin repeat domain-containing protein yields the protein MQNHNPAAPIFNAVRQENLEEVKHLIDQGEDIQVIDNKGFTPLILATYHGNANITELLINSGADVNHQDASGNTALMGVCFKGFLPIVELLLEKGADVHLKNGNGGTALAFAAMFGHEDIVKLLVAHGASLYDQDVRGMRPIDLAAQQGNENMVELIKNLAESQEK from the coding sequence ATGCAAAACCATAACCCCGCTGCCCCCATTTTCAATGCTGTAAGACAGGAAAACCTTGAAGAGGTAAAACACCTGATTGATCAGGGAGAAGATATTCAGGTGATTGATAACAAGGGATTTACGCCTCTTATTTTGGCCACTTACCATGGTAATGCAAATATTACCGAGCTTTTAATCAACAGCGGAGCCGATGTGAACCATCAGGATGCATCTGGTAATACCGCTTTAATGGGCGTTTGCTTCAAAGGATTTTTGCCTATTGTGGAGCTTTTACTGGAAAAAGGAGCTGATGTACATCTTAAAAATGGCAATGGAGGCACAGCACTAGCCTTCGCCGCCATGTTTGGTCATGAAGATATAGTGAAGTTACTGGTAGCCCATGGTGCCAGCCTGTATGATCAGGATGTAAGAGGCATGCGACCTATAGATTTGGCAGCGCAGCAAGGCAATGAAAATATGGTGGAATTGATTAAGAATTTAGCTGAAAGCCAGGAAAAGTAA
- a CDS encoding efflux RND transporter periplasmic adaptor subunit, with amino-acid sequence MTFNIKYLFIFLLFIVSCSNETATETHEQDHEEEETPGQLHLSDMQVKQAGIALGTFDYKPLGQSVKANGTIELPPNNLASITPLMDGFVQSIHFLEGAEVKKGQILATLRNPEYIMLQQEYVQAVNNLQVLEQELDRQQTLNEAQVGAKKKLQQTEANHNNAKAQKAALAERLKYLGINPERVAAGHIQNKIYLTAPFDGTVTSVKTHNGQHIEAGEMIMELINREHMHLELKLFQKDIPKVKEGQKILFKVPAFENNKLYDGEVSLVGKNMDTDTKTIRVHGHFHEEFDLIAGLYVEANILLDTTMVRSLPDDAIIRDDGKYYFFSQTKSEGKELTFTKNEFVPGSSSSGFTEIKSYEQELDNSKIVTKGAFYLKSEMNKGEGGHHH; translated from the coding sequence ATGACATTTAACATAAAATACTTATTCATATTCCTCCTATTTATAGTGAGCTGTAGCAATGAAACAGCCACAGAAACTCATGAGCAAGATCATGAAGAGGAAGAAACGCCAGGTCAATTACACCTTTCTGATATGCAGGTGAAACAAGCTGGTATAGCATTGGGTACTTTTGACTATAAACCTTTGGGACAATCTGTAAAAGCCAACGGCACCATTGAACTGCCTCCAAATAATCTGGCCAGCATCACTCCTTTAATGGACGGTTTCGTGCAATCTATCCATTTTTTAGAGGGCGCTGAGGTAAAGAAAGGTCAAATACTGGCTACATTAAGAAACCCTGAATATATCATGCTGCAGCAGGAATATGTTCAGGCTGTGAATAATCTGCAGGTGCTGGAGCAGGAACTAGACAGGCAGCAAACCCTTAACGAGGCGCAGGTTGGTGCTAAGAAAAAACTACAGCAAACAGAGGCTAATCATAATAATGCCAAAGCGCAAAAAGCTGCCTTAGCCGAAAGACTGAAATATTTAGGAATTAACCCTGAGAGAGTGGCTGCCGGCCATATTCAAAATAAGATTTATCTCACAGCCCCTTTTGATGGCACCGTCACCTCTGTGAAAACACATAATGGGCAGCACATAGAGGCTGGAGAAATGATTATGGAGCTAATTAACAGAGAGCATATGCATCTGGAACTCAAGCTTTTCCAGAAAGACATCCCTAAAGTGAAGGAAGGTCAGAAAATTTTGTTTAAAGTACCGGCCTTTGAAAATAATAAGCTATACGACGGAGAAGTTTCATTAGTGGGTAAGAACATGGATACAGACACCAAAACTATTAGGGTGCATGGCCATTTTCATGAAGAGTTTGATCTCATTGCTGGCCTTTATGTAGAGGCTAATATTTTGCTAGATACCACCATGGTAAGATCCTTACCGGATGATGCTATCATCAGAGACGACGGAAAATATTACTTTTTCAGCCAGACAAAATCAGAGGGAAAGGAACTTACGTTTACAAAGAATGAGTTTGTTCCAGGTTCGTCTTCTTCCGGATTCACAGAAATAAAGAGCTATGAGCAGGAACTAGACAATAGCAAAATAGTTACTAAAGGAGCCTTTTACCTTAAATCAGAAATGAATAAAGGCGAAGGTGGCCACCATCATTAG
- a CDS encoding CusA/CzcA family heavy metal efflux RND transporter: MINSIIQFSIKNKILVGLFTLVIIGWGAYSLTQIPIDAVPDITNNQVQVITTSQSLAAQEVEQFLTYPVELAMANIPGVTEIRSISRFGLSVVTVVFEENMGTYLPRQLVAEKITEARENIGEDLGSPQIGPITTGLGEIYQYSLEVDPEYKDQYSPTELRTIQDWIIKRQLSMIEGVVEISSWGGYLKQYEVAIDPSKLNAYNLTLNDIYSALRSNNENTGGSYIEKGPNLYYIRGQGMAKSYNDISQILITNRDGIPVTIADLALVGEGHAPRYGAATKDGKGETVIGIVMMLKGANSAAVIERVKDRIADIQSTLPEGVSIKPFLDRTKLVDKTTSTVSENLIIGGLIVILALVFLLGTMRSGLIVASVIPLSMLFALGMMNTFGVSANLMSLGALDFGIIVDGAVIIVEFMVVMLINNSTQLQTLTGKDKQLRLDHIASKSSSRMMNAAIFGQIIILIVFIPILTLTGIEGKTFRPMALTFGFAIIGAMLLCLTYVPMITASGLYSKKITKKTWGDRFISWMEARYQPVINKALSMKKLVVTIAVGALAVSIFIFTTLGGEFIPLLDEGDFALETRMAPGTSLAETTKNTSKVESILLDSFPEVKTVVTKIGAGEVPTDPMPIEGADVMVSLKEPDEWVSASSKEELAEKMEAALSILPGVAIEFSQPIEMRFNELMTGIKQDIAVKIYGEDLDILQEKGNEAAALIRTIPGASDVKVEQVTGLPQIVIKYNRQRLAEYGLTISDLNKTVSTAFAGAESGKIFEGEKRFDLVVRLKSEARNDINAVRDLYIPTGNGSVPLREVAQVNFEEAPAQISRDNTHRRIVIGVNVRNRDTESLVNDMQNQLKERLSLPPGYYTTFGGEFENLKRAQNRLAIVIPLALALIFIILFLHLKSVKQTVLIYTAIPFATVGGIFALWIRGMPFSISAGVGFIALFGVAVLNGLVLISSLNDLKESGVTNIGERIKQATTSRLRPIFLTAVTDILGFLPMALSSSAGAEVQRPLATVVIGGLLTATLLTLIVLPVLYSWFENPPRINKTALASIILVLAAFYPAQSQTLSIEEAQRLALEQNLSLKASQLANKQSEKMIKTAFNPQNANVFYGVEERSTSAGGGVESLGISQQFAFPTAYAARSQMLKQQSEVQHKQYEIDRSVLLKKVNQAYAQWLYTCQKVHFYENLDSLYQNFEKAAQIRYETGESSGLEKLNAQSRRQEIELALSGAEAEKYSGYTKLNQLLGNSLQASLSPADTIFKLENSLLDTAANNPFMAYQQERTQLAEEQLKVQQSQWWPGLKGQYAWQNVNGQNGYYGFQVGLTVPLFFGSQQAKIQAAKLETDRQEMLLQDQKLSWNALLNQAVINFKQQQKQLNYYQNTGLPLSQKLLEGASLSFREGDIDYVEYLQSISQATTIKSNWFTSILKYNLSIIEINYLSGTK; the protein is encoded by the coding sequence ATGATCAATAGTATCATCCAATTCTCTATTAAGAATAAAATCTTAGTAGGGTTGTTTACACTTGTAATCATAGGCTGGGGAGCTTATTCCTTAACACAAATACCCATAGATGCCGTACCCGATATTACTAATAATCAGGTGCAGGTCATTACTACATCTCAAAGTCTCGCAGCACAGGAAGTGGAGCAGTTTCTTACTTATCCGGTAGAGCTGGCCATGGCTAACATCCCGGGTGTGACAGAGATCCGGTCAATTTCACGATTCGGTTTATCAGTAGTTACTGTTGTTTTTGAAGAAAATATGGGCACTTACCTACCCCGACAGCTGGTAGCAGAAAAAATAACGGAAGCACGCGAAAATATCGGTGAGGACCTGGGGTCTCCACAAATTGGCCCTATTACTACCGGATTGGGCGAAATATACCAGTATTCTCTTGAGGTAGACCCCGAATATAAAGATCAATATTCACCAACAGAACTACGAACCATTCAGGACTGGATTATCAAGAGGCAGCTCAGCATGATCGAAGGTGTAGTAGAAATCAGCAGTTGGGGTGGCTACTTAAAGCAATATGAGGTAGCCATAGATCCCAGCAAACTGAATGCCTATAACCTTACTTTAAATGATATATACTCCGCTTTGCGCTCCAATAATGAGAATACCGGTGGCAGTTATATTGAAAAAGGGCCAAACCTCTATTACATCAGAGGTCAAGGCATGGCCAAGAGCTATAATGACATTAGCCAGATTCTCATCACCAATAGAGATGGTATACCCGTAACCATCGCAGACCTGGCTCTGGTTGGTGAAGGGCATGCTCCCAGGTACGGTGCTGCCACTAAAGATGGTAAAGGTGAAACCGTAATAGGCATAGTAATGATGCTGAAAGGCGCTAACTCAGCCGCGGTTATTGAGAGAGTGAAAGACAGAATAGCCGATATCCAGAGCACACTACCCGAGGGAGTAAGCATAAAACCATTCCTCGACAGAACCAAACTAGTGGATAAAACCACCTCTACCGTCTCGGAAAACCTGATCATCGGGGGACTTATCGTTATTTTGGCTCTTGTTTTTTTACTAGGCACCATGCGTTCAGGCCTAATTGTAGCCTCCGTTATACCCCTGTCCATGTTGTTTGCCTTAGGCATGATGAACACCTTTGGGGTATCGGCCAACCTTATGAGCTTAGGAGCTCTGGACTTTGGCATCATCGTAGACGGAGCGGTTATCATAGTGGAATTTATGGTGGTGATGTTGATTAATAACTCTACTCAGCTACAAACGCTTACAGGCAAAGACAAACAGCTAAGACTAGACCATATTGCTTCAAAATCTTCATCCAGAATGATGAATGCTGCTATTTTCGGTCAGATTATTATTCTTATAGTCTTCATACCCATCCTTACCCTTACCGGAATAGAAGGCAAAACATTTCGCCCCATGGCACTCACTTTCGGCTTCGCAATAATAGGTGCTATGCTGCTATGCCTTACCTATGTACCCATGATAACGGCAAGTGGCCTTTATAGTAAAAAGATTACCAAAAAGACCTGGGGCGACCGATTTATATCATGGATGGAAGCCAGATATCAACCTGTTATAAACAAAGCATTAAGCATGAAAAAGCTGGTTGTGACTATAGCAGTAGGAGCTTTGGCGGTATCAATTTTTATATTCACCACCCTGGGAGGCGAGTTTATACCGCTGCTAGATGAAGGTGACTTTGCGCTGGAAACCCGCATGGCTCCGGGCACCTCTCTTGCGGAAACGACCAAAAACACCAGTAAAGTGGAATCCATACTACTCGATAGTTTTCCTGAAGTAAAAACCGTGGTTACGAAAATAGGAGCCGGTGAAGTACCTACGGACCCCATGCCGATAGAAGGAGCCGATGTAATGGTAAGCCTCAAGGAACCCGACGAGTGGGTTTCAGCCAGCAGCAAGGAGGAGCTAGCCGAAAAAATGGAAGCTGCCCTTAGCATTCTTCCAGGAGTGGCCATAGAATTTAGTCAGCCTATAGAGATGCGTTTTAACGAACTGATGACTGGTATAAAGCAGGACATTGCTGTGAAAATATATGGCGAAGACTTGGATATTTTGCAAGAAAAGGGCAACGAAGCCGCAGCCTTAATCCGCACAATTCCGGGTGCTTCTGATGTGAAAGTAGAGCAGGTGACTGGCCTCCCACAAATCGTTATCAAGTACAATAGGCAAAGACTAGCAGAATATGGTCTTACTATTTCTGATCTTAATAAAACTGTGAGCACGGCCTTCGCCGGAGCTGAATCAGGCAAAATCTTTGAAGGTGAGAAACGGTTTGATCTGGTGGTGAGATTGAAAAGTGAGGCAAGAAATGATATTAACGCTGTAAGAGATCTGTATATCCCCACTGGAAATGGGAGTGTACCGCTAAGAGAAGTAGCCCAAGTGAATTTTGAAGAAGCTCCGGCCCAAATCTCCAGAGACAACACACATAGAAGGATTGTAATTGGTGTAAACGTAAGAAATAGAGATACGGAATCTCTGGTAAATGATATGCAAAATCAGCTCAAGGAAAGGCTTTCGCTTCCGCCAGGATATTACACCACTTTTGGTGGTGAGTTTGAGAATCTAAAGAGGGCTCAGAACAGGTTAGCAATAGTGATACCCTTGGCCCTGGCACTCATTTTTATCATCCTATTTCTTCATTTGAAATCCGTAAAGCAAACGGTGTTGATATACACTGCCATTCCGTTTGCTACTGTAGGTGGAATATTCGCATTGTGGATAAGAGGGATGCCCTTCAGCATATCCGCAGGGGTTGGTTTTATTGCGCTTTTTGGAGTAGCTGTACTCAATGGCCTGGTGCTAATCAGTAGCCTAAATGACCTAAAAGAAAGTGGTGTAACAAACATAGGCGAAAGAATCAAGCAAGCCACTACCTCCAGACTGAGGCCTATTTTTCTTACTGCAGTCACGGATATATTGGGCTTTCTACCCATGGCTTTATCCTCTTCAGCAGGAGCAGAAGTACAAAGGCCGCTGGCAACGGTGGTTATTGGCGGTTTGCTAACCGCTACCTTACTCACACTGATAGTGCTCCCGGTTTTGTACAGTTGGTTTGAAAACCCACCAAGGATTAATAAAACGGCCTTAGCCAGCATTATTTTAGTGTTAGCTGCTTTCTACCCGGCTCAGAGCCAGACCTTAAGCATAGAGGAAGCGCAACGATTAGCCTTAGAACAAAACCTGTCGTTGAAAGCATCTCAACTGGCCAACAAACAGAGTGAAAAAATGATAAAAACAGCCTTCAATCCACAGAATGCAAATGTATTTTATGGTGTAGAAGAGCGTTCCACATCGGCCGGAGGCGGCGTTGAGAGCCTGGGTATTTCGCAGCAATTTGCCTTTCCCACCGCCTATGCTGCCAGATCTCAAATGCTAAAACAGCAATCTGAAGTACAGCATAAGCAGTATGAAATTGATCGATCAGTATTACTAAAGAAAGTAAATCAGGCTTATGCTCAGTGGTTGTATACCTGCCAAAAGGTTCATTTTTATGAAAATCTAGACAGCCTGTATCAAAATTTTGAAAAGGCAGCTCAGATAAGGTATGAAACCGGTGAATCTTCAGGACTAGAGAAGTTAAATGCCCAAAGTCGCCGACAGGAGATAGAATTGGCTCTTTCAGGAGCCGAGGCGGAGAAATACTCAGGTTACACTAAGCTCAATCAGCTGCTCGGCAATAGCTTACAAGCTTCTTTGTCTCCGGCGGATACTATTTTTAAGTTAGAAAACAGTCTGTTAGATACTGCTGCCAACAATCCTTTTATGGCTTATCAACAGGAAAGAACCCAATTGGCTGAAGAACAACTCAAAGTGCAGCAATCACAGTGGTGGCCAGGATTAAAAGGGCAATATGCATGGCAAAATGTAAATGGGCAAAATGGGTACTATGGATTTCAGGTAGGCCTGACCGTACCTCTATTTTTCGGTTCTCAGCAGGCAAAAATTCAGGCTGCCAAATTAGAAACAGACCGGCAGGAAATGCTGCTTCAAGACCAAAAGCTATCCTGGAATGCATTATTGAACCAGGCAGTTATCAACTTTAAACAACAGCAAAAGCAACTGAATTATTACCAAAACACTGGTCTACCCTTAAGCCAAAAGCTGCTGGAAGGGGCCTCCTTATCATTCAGAGAAGGAGATATTGACTATGTAGAATACTTACAAAGTATTTCTCAAGCTACCACTATTAAGAGTAACTGGTTTACTAGCATATTGAAATACAACCTATCCATTATTGAAATTAACTACCTCAGCGGTACTAAATAA
- a CDS encoding glycoside hydrolase family 30 protein, producing the protein MKKLIVGLNLLLVLAACEKQETKEAEAIEEPVAKQETAEAPKERSYAQVEIYRTAKGTDERFAQLSSAQFGEADKPVENKTSIYVDPTHTFQQFIGIGGALTDASAEIFASLPQEKQDELLTAYFDEEKGLGYTFTRTNIASCDFSSASYDYIEENDKELKTFDISHDKEYRIPFIKKALAMAGDSVKMFVSPWSPPAWMKDNGDRLNGGKLLDDYKQAWANHYIKFIEAYEAEGIPIWGLSVQNEPMAKQIWESCIFNAEDERDFVKNYLGPTLEKAGMSDKKLIVWDHNRDLIYQRAMTMFNDPEASKYVWGIGFHWYEPWKGGGMQFDNLQKVHETFPDKNLVFTEGCVEKFDYSRVNDWALGERYGWSMLNDFNNGTVAWTDWNILLDETGGPNHVGNLCFAPVHRDKSKKDLIYTNSYYYIGHFSKFIKPGAKRIISSSNYDSINTTAFLNPDGKVVVVILNKNEKKQEVTVWLNGKAIKTESLPHSIMTLVAS; encoded by the coding sequence ATGAAGAAACTGATTGTGGGGCTAAACTTACTACTGGTCCTGGCAGCCTGTGAAAAACAGGAAACAAAAGAGGCTGAAGCTATTGAGGAGCCTGTGGCTAAGCAGGAGACCGCTGAAGCGCCGAAAGAGAGATCATATGCTCAGGTAGAAATTTATAGAACAGCTAAAGGTACTGACGAGCGCTTTGCTCAGCTAAGCAGCGCACAGTTCGGTGAAGCAGATAAGCCGGTAGAAAACAAAACCTCTATTTACGTAGACCCAACCCACACTTTTCAGCAGTTTATTGGTATTGGCGGAGCTTTAACTGATGCTTCTGCGGAGATATTTGCCAGCTTGCCTCAGGAAAAACAAGATGAGTTGCTTACAGCTTATTTCGATGAAGAAAAAGGCCTTGGTTATACCTTTACCAGAACCAACATCGCCAGCTGCGATTTTTCTAGTGCTAGCTATGATTACATTGAGGAAAATGACAAGGAACTAAAGACTTTCGATATTTCTCATGATAAGGAATACAGAATTCCATTCATAAAAAAGGCCTTGGCAATGGCGGGCGATAGCGTGAAAATGTTTGTGAGCCCATGGAGCCCACCAGCATGGATGAAGGACAATGGTGATCGCTTAAATGGTGGTAAATTGCTGGATGATTACAAGCAGGCATGGGCAAATCATTACATCAAATTTATTGAGGCATATGAGGCAGAAGGTATTCCTATCTGGGGTCTTTCTGTGCAAAATGAGCCTATGGCCAAGCAGATCTGGGAGTCTTGCATCTTTAATGCTGAAGATGAGAGAGATTTTGTGAAAAACTACTTAGGCCCAACACTGGAAAAAGCAGGCATGAGTGATAAAAAGCTGATTGTTTGGGATCATAACCGTGATCTTATCTATCAGAGAGCCATGACCATGTTCAATGACCCTGAGGCTTCTAAATATGTGTGGGGAATAGGTTTTCACTGGTATGAGCCTTGGAAAGGTGGAGGCATGCAGTTCGATAACTTACAGAAAGTGCATGAAACTTTCCCGGATAAGAACTTAGTTTTCACTGAAGGATGCGTGGAGAAATTTGACTACAGCAGAGTCAATGACTGGGCGCTGGGTGAAAGATATGGCTGGTCTATGCTGAATGATTTCAATAACGGAACCGTAGCCTGGACTGACTGGAACATTCTTTTAGATGAAACAGGAGGACCTAATCACGTAGGTAACTTGTGTTTTGCCCCTGTGCACAGAGATAAGTCTAAAAAGGATTTGATTTACACCAATAGCTATTATTACATTGGCCACTTCTCTAAGTTCATAAAGCCAGGAGCCAAGCGTATTATCAGCTCTTCTAACTATGATAGTATCAATACTACTGCTTTCTTAAATCCTGATGGAAAAGTAGTGGTGGTTATTCTTAACAAGAACGAAAAGAAACAAGAGGTTACGGTATGGTTAAATGGAAAAGCCATTAAAACAGAAAGCCTTCCTCACTCTATTATGACACTGGTAGCGAGCTAA
- a CDS encoding NUDIX hydrolase, producing MNSLNTTVYPSSYECTITVDCSVFGFQDNELKLLLVKRSIEPYKDHWLLPGGIMGEGQTVEEAVNRVLFNLTGIHGIHQEQVGCYSAVDRHPVKRAVTVNFYALIKPENHPAIPNDYVSDVQWFSLNNLPQKLGFDHEILAKDALAKLKRNLQDNLIFGELLPEKFTLKEMQDLYESILDEKLDRRNFRKKILQMNLLEKTNEKKAGVKGGPDLFRIK from the coding sequence TTGAATTCTTTAAACACTACCGTATATCCCTCATCGTATGAATGCACCATCACGGTAGATTGCTCTGTTTTCGGATTTCAGGATAACGAACTAAAACTTCTTCTGGTAAAAAGATCCATTGAGCCTTATAAAGACCATTGGCTGCTTCCGGGCGGTATTATGGGGGAGGGGCAAACGGTGGAGGAAGCCGTAAATAGGGTTTTGTTTAATCTTACCGGTATTCATGGTATCCACCAGGAGCAGGTGGGCTGCTATAGCGCGGTGGACAGGCACCCGGTAAAACGAGCGGTCACTGTCAACTTTTATGCTTTGATAAAACCTGAAAACCACCCCGCCATACCAAACGACTATGTGTCTGATGTTCAGTGGTTTTCACTGAATAATTTACCTCAAAAGCTGGGTTTTGATCATGAGATTTTGGCCAAGGATGCCTTAGCCAAGCTGAAAAGAAACCTTCAGGATAACCTGATCTTTGGAGAACTATTACCCGAAAAGTTTACGCTAAAGGAAATGCAAGATCTTTATGAGAGTATTCTGGATGAAAAGCTGGACAGACGCAACTTCCGCAAGAAGATTTTACAAATGAACTTATTGGAAAAAACCAATGAGAAAAAAGCCGGTGTTAAAGGCGGCCCTGATCTCTTTAGAATCAAGTAA